Sequence from the Cellulomonas fimi ATCC 484 genome:
GACTCCGGGGTCCTGCTCGTCCGCGACGCGGGCTCGCCCGCCGACACCGGCTGGGTGCACGACCGCGACGACCTGCCCCGCCTGATCCGCTCGGGACGGCACCTCGCCCGCCCCCGGCGCTACCTGCGGCACTACGGCCGCGAGCTCGCGTCGGTCGACGACCTGCCCGGTGCCGTCCGCGAGGAGGCCGCGCGCGGCGACGGCTGGGTCAAGCTCGTCGCCGACTGGATCGACCGTGACCTGGGCCCCGACGGCGACCTGCGCCCGCTGTGGCCGCGCGACGTGCTGCACGAGGCGGTCGCCGCCGCGCACGCCGCGGGCGCCCGCGTCACGGCGCACACCTTCGCGACCGAGGCGCTCGACGACCTGCTCGACGCCGGCGTGGACTGCCTCGAGCACGCGACCGGCGCGACGCCGGAGCACGTCGAGCGCATCGCGGCGGCCGGCATCCCCGTCACCGCGACGCTCCTGCAGGTCGCCCGCTTCGAGGAGATCGCGGCGCAGGGCGAGGCACGCTACCCGCGCTTCGCCGCCCGCATGCGCGCGATGGGGGAGAGGCGGTACGCGCACGTGCGCGACCTGCACGACGCCGGCGTGCGGGTCCTGGTCGGTACCGACGCGGGCGGGACGCTCGGCCACGGGCTCGTCGCGCAGGAGGCGGCGGAGCTGGTCCGCGCCGGCATCCCGGACCACGACGTCGTCGCGGCCGCGAGCTGGCGCACGCGCGCCTGGCTCGGCGCCGAGGTGCTCGACGAGGGTGCGTCCGCCGATGTCGTGGTCTACGCCGCCGACCCCCGCCGCGACGTCCGCGTGCTCGCCGACCCGCGCGCGGTCGTGCTGCGCGGCACGCGCGTCCGCTGACGCGACCCGGCGGCCGCGACACGGGGACCCCCGCGGCGGGAGCGGTCCCGCCAGCAGGCGCAGGGACGGCCGCGACGCGCGCTCAGGCGCGTTCGCGGCCGACGCCCACCCCCCGCTTGTGCCGGACGACCTCCGGCGGCAGCGCGGACATGAAGCGCGCCCACGGCGTGGCGGCACGGCGGAAGTGCGCGGGGTTCAGCAGCACCGTGCCGCCCGTGCGGGTGACCAGCTCGACGTCGCCGTCGTCGTCCTCCCCGGCCAGCACGACGTCCTCCACCGTGACGTGCGCGGCGAGCGACGGCAGGGCGAGCTGGCGCGGGCCCAGCCAGATCTCCTCCCCGCGCCGCGGGCCGAAGAACCGTCCGGGGTGGACCGAGCCGGCCTCGGACAGCGCCGCGGAGAGCAAGCCCCGTGTCGCCGTGCCGCCCGACATGAGGTTGCGCATGAGCTCGCGCGGGCTGCCCTCGAAGGCCGGGTACATGTGGCGGTACGTGACGCCGAGGTCCTCGAACGCCGTGGCCGTCTCGTCGTCGAACCCGTCCGCCGGCACGACGAGGATCACGCGCGCGAGCGCGTCCTCGAGCAGCGCGCGGACCTGCTCGCGCGTGACCGCGGCGGCGTCCGCGACCTCGGTGGCCAGGTCGGGGGGCCGCGGCACACCGCGCAGGTCCGCCTCGGCGTTGAGGGCCAGCAGGCCGCGGTGGCCGTCGACGGACCCCATCTGCTCCAGCAGCACGGCGCGCGCGTGCGCCAGCACGTCGTCGTCGGGGCCGTCCGCGGCGACCCCGAGCAGCGTGCGGTACGCGTCGAGCAGGACGCGCCCCGCCCGCTGCTCCTCGGGGTCCATGCCGACGACCCACGCGGAGGTCGTCGCGTCGACCCACCACGACGCGAGCGCGACGCTGTACACCGCACCGTCGGCGTGCCGCAGGCGGCGCGTCAGCACCTCCTCGACGAGCGTCCCCGTCACCATGCGCGCGGCGGGCGTGCCGCCGACGAGGAACGACAGCGACGCGCCCCGGCCCGCGGGCGTGACGACGAGACCGGGCAGGGGCCCGTCGACGGGGGCCGGGTGAGCGGGCCGCGCGGGCGCGTCGCCGAGCGGCATGCCCACCGCGAGATCCTGCGGCGGCTCGGTCGTCAGGACGACGCGCGCGTTCCCGGCGACCATCCACCGCGCCGCGAACGCGTGCACGTCGGCCGCGGTGATCGCCGGCAGCGCAGCGTGCTCGACGTCGGCGAGCCCGAGCCCGGCTGCGCCGAACCGTGCCGACAGGGGGCCTGCGGCGGCGTACATCCCGGGCAGCCCGAGCTCGCGGCGGATCGTCGCGCGCTGCAGGTCGACCTCCTCGTCGGTCACGTCGCCGAGCGCGGCGATCGCGGCTCCCACGCGCCCGAGGAAGCCGACGACGGCGTCGGTGCGCCCTGACGCCCAGAAGACGAGGCTGTCGAGCGACGACTCCGCGTTGTGCTCGACGACGACCGGACCGACCCGGGCCATGACGAGGTGCTCGACGAGGTGGTGGATCCCGGTCGTGGCCGGCGTGACGTCGCGTGCGCCGACGCCGACGACGAGCCCGCCGAAGGTGTCGCCGGGGACGGGGGTCCACAGGACGGGCACGCCGTCGGCCGAGCGGGTCGTGCGGACGATGCCGTCCTGGTCGGTGGTCGTCATGAGGGCTGCTCCGTCGTCGGGGCCAGTGCGTGGAGCGAACCCTAGGCTCGACGCGGGCGCGGGCGGCACACGTTTGGGTGCACGTTGCGCCGTCTGGCACAATGGTCGGCTGTACCCGACGGCTGCAGCCCCTCTACCTGCGCCCGTCGTGTCCTCGGCCGGACCGGCGCGCCCTCCCCACGGGCAGCGCGGCGAGGCCACACCAGCAGACACCGGGAGAAGACCACACCGTGGCCACCAAGATCCGTCTCAAGCGTCTCGGCAAGATCCGTGCGCCGTACTACCGCATCGTCGTCGCCGACTCGCGCACCAAGCGTGACGGCCGCGTCATCGAGGAGATCGGCAAGTACCACCCGACCGAGGAGCCCTCGTTCATCGAGGTCAGCTCGGAGCGTGCGCAGTACTGGCTGGGCGTCGGCGCGCAGCCGACCGAGCAGGTCCTCGCGCTCCTGAAGATCACGGGCGACTGGCAGAAGTTCAAGGGCCTGCCGGGTGCCGAGGGCACCCTGCGGACCAAGGGCGAGAAGGTCGACCCGAAGGCCGCTGTCGAGGCCGCCGCCGCCGACGCCGAGAAGGTCAAGGCGAAGGCGTCGGAGAAGAAGTCCGCCGCCGAGGAGACGCCGGCGGAGACGCCCGCCGCCGAGGACGAGCAGGCCTGATGCTCGCCGACGCGCTCGAGCACCTGGTGCGCGGGATCGTCGACCACCCGGACGACGTGCGCGTCAGCTCGTCGTCGCTGCGGCGCGGCGAGCTCCTCGAGGTCCGGGTCCACCCGGACGACCTGGGTCGCGTCATCGGCCGGGGCGGTCGCACCGCCCGCGCGCTGCGCACCGTCGTCGGGGCGCTGTCCTCGGACGGGGCGGTGCGGGTGGACGTCGTCGACGTCGACCGCCGCTGACCTGACCGCCGCGGGCCCGCCCCGCGCGATCGGCTCCACGCAGGCCCGGTCCCCTAGCCTGGGGACCGGGCCTGCGCCGTCCCCCCACCTGCCCGACCGGGCCGTAACCCCCGGTCGTCGTCCTCCGGAGGATCCCCATGCTGCTGAACGTCGCGCGCATCGGCCGCGCGCACGGGCTGCGCGGCGAGGTCGCACTCGACCTGCGCACCGACGCGCCGCAGGAGCGCCTCGCCGTCGGTGCCGTGCTGCAGACCGAGCCGGCCGGGTCCGGACCGCTCACCGTCATGCGCACACGGGTCCAGCAGGGGCGCTGGTACGTGACGTTCGCCGAGGCCTCCGACCGGACCGCCGCCGAGGCGCTGACGGGGACCACGCTCGTGGTCGAGGTCGACGAGGACGCGGACGCCGACGACGACGCGTGGTACCCGCACGAGCTCGCCGGCCTGCGCGCGGAGCACGTCGACGGACGGGTGCTCGGCGAGGTCGTCGGCCTCGAGCACGCTCCCGCGCACGACGTCCTCGTCGTCCGGGAGCCCGACGGCACACGGACCCTCGTGCCGTTCGTCCGCGCGATCGTCCCCACGGTGGACGTGCGCGGGGGGCGCGTCGTGCTCGACCCGCCGGGCGGGCTGCTCGCGTCCGACGCGGAGAACCTCGTCGTGTCCGACGAGACCCGCGGGACCGAGGCCTGACGTGCGCGTCGACGTCGTCTCGATCTTCCCCGACTACCTCGCGCCGCTCGACCTGTCCCTCGTCGGCAAGGCGCGCGCGGCGGGGCTGCTCGACCTGCGCGTGCACGACCTGCGGGACTGGACCACGGACCGCCACCGCACGGTCGACGACACCCCGTTCGGCGGGGGAGCGGGCATGGTCATGCGGCCCGACGTGTGGGGCCGCGCGCTCGACGACGTGCTCGACGACGGCGCGCACCTGCTGCTGCCGACGCCCTCGGGCGCCCCGCTCACGCAGCGCACCGCCGAGGCGCTCGCGACCGAGCAGCACCTCGTCGTCGCCTGCGGGCGGTACGAGGGCATCGACGCGCGGGTCGCCGAGCACTTCGCGACCCGGCCGGGCGTGCGGGTCAGCGAGTTCTCGATCGGCGACTACGTCCTCAACGGAGGCGAGGTCGCGGCGCTCGTGCTGGTCGAGGCCGTCGCGCGGCTGCTGCCCGGCGTGGTCGGTAACCCGGAGTCGCTCGTCGAGGAGTCGCACGGGGCGGCCGGCCTGCTCGAGTACCCGGTCTACACCAAGCCGCCGACCTGGGCGGACCTCGACGTGCCCGAGGTGCTGCTCTCCGGTCACCACGCCCGCATCGCGCGGTGGCGACGCGACCAGGCGCTCCTGCGGACGGCGCGCCGTCGTCCCGACATGCTCGCCGCGCTGGACCCCGCGGAGCTCGACGCGCACGACCGGGCCACGCTCGCCGACGCCGGGTGGGAGCCCGGCCCGGACGGCAGCGGCGGCTGACCACCGCGACGGCCGGCCCCCCGGCGTGCGCGATTACGCCGGTCCGTGCGCCGTGTGGCAGACTTGTCCGCTGGTGCGCGCCGGTCGCGTCTCTGCCACAGGGGAGACGGCCCACGACCAACCGGGACCACGTCGATCGCTCGACGCCCGGTCGCACCTGACCAGACCATCGCAGGCGCCCGCCGCAGCGCGGCCGGAGCGCCACGACGACGTTCCTGACCTGTGGCAGGGCGGGGAAGTGGCACACATGCACACGCTCGACCAGCTCGACGCAGCCTCGCTGCGCAGCGACGTCCCGGACTTCCGCCCCGGTGACACCGTCAAGGTCAACGTCAAGGTCGTCGAGGGCAACCGCTCGCGCGTCCAGGCGTTCCAGGGTGTCGTCATCGCCCGCCAGGGCAGCGGCGTCCGCGAGACCTTCACGGTCCGCAAGATCAGCTTCCAGGTGGGTGTCGAGCGCACGTTCCCCGTGCACTCCCCGTCGCTCGAGTCCATCGAGGTCGTCACCCGCGGTGACGTCCGCCGGGCGAAGCTGTACTACCTGCGGGCCCTGCGCGGCAAGAAGGCCAAGATCAAGGAGAAGCGCGACAACGCGCCGGCGAAGGGCTGAGTCCTTCGACGCTCCCGACCGACGGGCGGTCACCCTCCGGGGTGGCCGCCCGTCGGCGTCTGGCGACAGGCCGGGGTCCGTTACACGAAGTTCTCCCGGGCATGCGAGAGTGTGCGGGTGATCGACCGCCCCGCCGAGGAGCTCGACGACCAGCGCCGGCGCCCGCCGTGGCCTCGTGACGGGCTCGTCGTCCCGGCCCAGGACGGGAAGGTCGAGCCGACCGGCGCCGACGCGGGCGGACGGCAGGGACGTCACCACCGGCACGCGGCCCAGCAGAAGCGCAGCGGTGCGCTGTCCATGCTGCGCGAGACGGTCATCATCCTCGTCAGCGCGCTCGTGCTGTCGCTCGTCGTCAAGACCTTCCTCATCCAGGCGTTCTTCATCCCCAGCCCGTCGATGGAGCAGACCCTCGTCGAGGACGACCGCATCCTGGTCAGCAAGCTCACGCCGGGCCCCTTCGACCTGAAGCGGGGCGACATCGTCGTCTTCAAGGATCCCGGTGACTGGCTGAGCGGTGCCCAGGAGGTCGCGCCGACGGGGTTCGACAAGGTCGTCCGCACGGTGCTGACGTTCGTCGGCCTCTACCCGCAGGACGCGGGCGAGCACCTGGTCAAGCGGATCATCGGGCTGCCCGGCGACCACGTGGCGTGCGATGAGACGTGCCGCTCGCAGGGCGGGCCCATCACCGTGAACGGCGTCGCCGTCGACGAGCCGTACCTGGCGCCGGGCGCCGTGCCGAGCGACGTGGCGTTCGACGTCGTCGTGCCGGCGGACTCGTTGTGGGTCATGGGGGACAACCGCCAGCACTCGTTCGACTCGCGGTTCAACATGGGCAAGCCGGGCGGCGGCTCGGTGCCCGTCGCGAACGTGGTGGGCGTCGCGTTCGTGACCGTGTGGCCCCTCGACCGCGCCGGGCTGCTGCGCAACCCCACGGCCGCGTTCGAGGACGTCCCGGCCGCGCCGTGACCGCCGACGCCGCTCTCGTGCCGCGCGCGCGGCTCCGGGCTGCGCGGCCCGGCCCGCACCTGCGCCACGAACGCGTCCTGCTGCGCGACGGCGCGCGGCTCGTCGCCGGCATGGACGAGGTCGGACGCGGGTCGCTCGCCGGGCCCGTGAGCGTCGGCGTCGTGGTCGTCGACGTCGCGACGCGCTCCGCACCGCGAGGCGTCGCCGACTCCAAGCTCCTCACGCCGGCCGCGCGCACCGCGCTGCTGCCCGCGCTCGGCCGGTGGGGCGTCGCCCGCGCCGTCGGGCACGCGAGCGCCGAGGAGATCGACGCCGTCGGGATCATCGCCGCCCTGCGGCTGGCCGGGACGCGCGCGCTGGAGACCGTGCACGCAGCCGTCGGGCCCGTCGACGTGGTGCTGCTCGACGGCTCGCACGACTGGCTGTCCGGGCCCACGCAGCAGGACCTCTTCGCCGCGGTCGACGCCTCCGCCCCCACGCCGCCGCGCGTGCTCACGCGCGTCAAGGCGGACCGCACGTGCGCGACCGTCGCTGCGGCGTCGGTGCTCGCCAAGTGCGAGCGCGACGCGGTCATGGTCGACCTGGCGGCCCGCCACCCCGAGTACCGCTGGGACGAGAACAAGGGCTACTCCTCGCCGGACCACCTCGCCGCGCTGCGCGACCACGGCCCGTGCGTGCTGCACCGCCGGTCGTGGCGGCTGCCCGCCGCGGACGGACCCGGCCCGCGCGACGTGGTCGACGCCGACGCGCTGCTGCCGCTCGACGTCCTCGAGGCGTACGACGGCGCGAGGGTCGTGCCGGCCGAGGCGCGCTGAGGCGTACCGGCTCCGCCGCGCGGGTGCCGGTGGTGGGTGCGGGCCGCCCATGGGGGATGATGGACCGGTGAGCGCCGAGGACCTGGAGAACTACGAGACCGACATGGAGCTCGCGCTGTACCGCGAGTACCGGGACGTCGTGGGTCTCTTCTCGTACGTCGTGGAGACGGAGCGCCGGTTCTACCTGGCGAACCACGTCGACCTGCAGGTGCGGTCCGCCGCGGGCGAGGTGTACTTCGAGCTCAGCCTCGCGGACGCGTGGGTGTGGGACGTGTACCGGTCGGCGCGGTTCGTGAAGTCGGTGCGCGTCGTGACGTTCAAGGACGTCAACGTCGAGGAGCTCGCCAAGGCGGAGCTCGACCTGGGCGGCGGCGCGGGCTTCCCGCGCTGATCCGACGCCCAGCCGTCCACAGCCCCCGGCCCCGCCGGCCCTCTCCACGGCGGCGCCCGGTCGTCGCGTCCGGCGTCCGGCCCGCGCGGCAGCCTTCCGTGCGGAGGTGGTCCGGTGCGTGCGAAGGACGCGGTGGGACGGTACGGCGAGGACGTGGCCGCGAGGCACGTCGTCGCGCGGGGCTGGCAGGTGCTGGCCCGCAACTGGCGGTGCAGCGACGGCGAGCTCGACCTGGTCGCTCTCGACGGCCGTGAGCTCGTGGTCGTCGAGGTCAAGACGCGGCGCTCGACCACGTACGGCAGCCCTGCGGAGGCGGTGACGGCGCGCAAGCTCGCCCGGGTCCGCCGGCTCGCCGCGCGGTGGCTCGCGGAGCACGACGTCCGGCCGGCCTCGGTGCGGGTCGACGTGGTGTGCGTGAGCGTCCCGCGCAGCGGCGCGGCGCTCGTCGAGCACCTCGTGGGGGTGGTCTGAGTGACGCTCGGGCGCTCCTGGGCGGTCGCGCTCGTCGGGCTCGCCGCGCACGTCGTCGAGGTCGAGGCGCACCTCGCGCCCTCGCTGCCGGCGTTCACGCTCGTCGGGCTTCCCGACGCGGCCCTCGCCGAGGCCCGCGACCGCGTGCGCGCCGCCGTGACGTCGAGCGGCCTGCCCTGGCCGAACCGGCGCATCACGGTGAACCTCAGCCCTGCGGCGCTGCCGAAGTCGGGCTCCGGGTTCGACCTCGCGATCGCCGTGGCGACGCTCGCCGCTGCGGGCCTGCCCGACGCGGAGCGTGCCGGCGCGGTCGTCCACCTCGGGGAGCTGGGCCTCGACGGCCGCCTGCGACCCGTCCGGGGCGTCCTGCCGGCGGTCGCGGCCGCGGTCGCCGCGGGGCACCCGCGCGTCGTGGTGCCGGCCGCGAACCTCGCCGAGGCACGTCTGGTGCCCGGCGCGCTGGTCGTCGGTGCGGCGAGCCTGGCCGAGGTCGCCGCGCTGTACGGCGCGCCGGTCGCGGTCCCCGACCTGCCGGCGGTGGGCGCCGAGGCGCCTCCCGGACCGGCGCAGGAGGACTGCGGCGACCTGGCCGACGTCCTGGGCCAGGACGACGCGCGGCACTGCCTGGAGGTCGCCGCCGCGGGTGGCCACCACCTCCTCATGGTCGGTGCGCCCGGCACCGGCAAGACGATGCTCGCCGCACGGCTGCCGGGACTGCTCCCCGACCTCGACGAGGCGGCGGCCGTCGAGGTGACGTCCGTGCACTCCGTCGCGGGCACCTTCGACCCCGGCGCGGGGCTCGTGCGGCGGCCGCCGTTCGAGGACCCGCACCACACCGCGACGCCCGCGAGCGTGGTCGGTGGGGGATCCGGTCTGCCCCGACCGGGGGCCGCGTCGCGGGCGCACCGAGGGGTGCTGTTCCTCGACGAGGCGCCGGAGTTCACCTCCGCGGTGCTGCAGACGCTCCGCCAGCCGCTCGAGCACGGCGAGGTGGTCCTGCACCGGGCGGCGGGTGCCGCGCGGTACCCCGCACGGTTCCAGCTCGTGCTCGCGGCGAACCCGTGCCCGTGCGGCCGCGCGGTCGGCCGCGGTCTCGACTGCACGTGCCGCAGCGAGCAGCGCCGGCGCTACTTCGCGCGCCTCTCCGGCCCGTTGCTCGACCGGGTGGACGTGCAGGTCGAGCTCGAGCCGGCGCGCGCGGCGGGTCGCGCGGGGGACGGCAGCGCCGTCGTCGCGCGCCGGGTCGCCGCCGCCCGCGCGGCGCAGGAGCAGCGCCTGCGGACGACGCCGTGGCGGACGAACTCGGAGGTGCCCGGCCGTTGGCTGCGGGACCGGTTGGGCCCGGACCGGGCGGCGGTCGCGGACCTCGACCGGGCGCTCGAGCGGGGAACGCTGAGCCTGCGCGGCGTGGACCGGGTGCTCCGGGTGGCGTGGACGCTCGCCGACCTCGACGGCCGCGCGGCACCGACGCGCTCCGACATCGGCCGCGCCCTGCTGCTGCGGACGCGAGGGCACGGCGCATGAGCAGCGCACCCGAGCCGCACGACGAGCGCACCGCCCGCGCCGCGTGGAGCGAGCTCGTCGAGCCGGGCGACCCGGTCGCCGGCGCGCTGGTCGCCGCGTGGGGCGCCCGGGAGGCGTGGGAGTGGGTCCGTCGTGCGGCGGTGGACGGCGTCCGCGACGACGTGCCGTCCGCGTCGCGGTCCCGGGTGGCCCGCGCGGTCGACCGGTGGGCACCCCGGCTGCCGGCCGTCGACGGGGCGGGCCGGCTCCGCGCGCTGGAGGACCTGGGCGGCACCCTGCTCGTCCCCGGCGACGGCCGCTGGCCGCGGGGACTGCGCGACCTCGGACCGGCGGCACCGCTCGCCCTGTGGGTGCGGGGTCGCAGCGACCTCGACGCCGTCACCGATCGCTCGGTCGCGGTCGTGGGCGCCCGCGCCGCCACGACGTACGGCGAGCGTCTCGCGCACGACGTCGCCGGTGCGCTGGTCGACGCGGACGTCGCCGTCGTGTCCGGGGGAGCGTTCGGGATCGACGCCGCCGCGCACCGCGGGGCGCTCGCGCGCGGCGGTCCGACGGTCGTCGTGCTCGCGGGCGGCGTCGACCGTGCCTACCCGGTCGGCAACGCCCGGATGATCGCCGCCGTGATGGACGACGGGGGAACGGTCGTCTCCGAGGTCCCCGTCGGCGCGCTGCCGACCCGCAGCCGGTTCCTGCAGCGCAACCGCGTGATCGCCGCGACGGCACGGGCGTCCGTCGTCGTGGAGGCGGCGTGGAGGTCGGGGGCGATCAGCACCGCCCACCACGCGGCCGGTCTGCTGCGTCCCGTCGGCGCGTTCCCCGGGCCGGTCACCTCGGTCGCGTCGGCGGGCTGCCACCGGCTGCTGCGGGACGGCGTCGCGGTGTGCGTGACGGATCCCTCCGAGGTGCTCGAGCTCGCCGGTCTCGGGGGAGCCCGGGGTACCGGGGAGCCGGGGACGCGCGACACCGGTGCCGGACCGGCGGACGGTCTGCCCGAGCACGCCGCGCGGGTCCTGGACGCGTTGTCGCGGCGCCGGGCGCGGGACGCCGCGACCACCGCCGCCGACGCCGGGGTGAGTCTCGCGGAGGCCCGCGCGGCACTCGGGCTCCTCGAGCTCGCGGGGCTCGCCGAGCGTGTGGTCGACGGGTGGCGGCTCGGTCCCGCGACACGTGCCACCCCGACCGCCCCGGCGTCGTCGCCCGGCGGAGTTCCCGGCCGTGGACGGCCGGTCGGGTGAATTTCGGCGGCCGAAACGGCCGAATCGGACATCGATTCAGACAATGCCGCCACATTCGCCCCCGATGGGCCGACCGAGTGACGAACGTCGCTTGTTCCCGCCTGTGTTTCCCGCCACCGTAGGGCCATGAACGAGACGCGGCCCGCGACGGAGGACGTTCTCCCCGCGAGTTCCTCGGCCTCGTTCTCGGCATTCCGCGTGATTCCGGGAATGTCGGCCGGCCCGGCTCGGTGCGGCGCTCGGCGGACGGTGCAGTCCGCGGCGGCCACGCAGCGCGCCACGGTCGGCGAGCGCACGCCCTCCCTCCTCGCGGTCCGACCGGGTCGCCCGGCCGACGACCGCCCGCGCACGCGCGCACGCACGAACGGAGTACCCCGATGACGAGTGCCCTGGACACCGGGCTGGTGCTCCGTACGCGTCACGCCGGCAGCGCCCCGCTGGGCGTCATCCCGCAGCAGCGCGGCACGGCCCCGACCGATGCCCCGCAGGTCGACGTCCCCGAGGTGTCGGCCGTCGACGCCGCGTGGGCCGACTTCAAGTCCACCGGCTCGCGCGCCGCCCGCGAGCACCTGATCCTGCACTACGCGCCGCTCGTGGCGGCCGTCGCCGGCCGCGTCGGGATGCGCCTGCCCAGCACGGTCGAGCAGGCGGACCTCGTCTCCTACGGCATGTTCGGTCTCATCGACGCGATCGAGAAGTACGAGACCGACCGCGCGGTGAAGTTCGAGTCCTACGCCTCGTCCCGCATCCGCGGCGCGATCATCGACGAGCTGCGGGCCATGGACTGGGTGCCGCGCTCGGTCCGCACCAAGGCACGCTCCGTCGACCGCGCGTACGCCGAGCTCGAGGCGACCCTGCACCGTGCCCCCACCGAGGCGGAGGTGGCCCGCCACCTCGAGATCTCGGTCGGCGAGCTCCGGGCGACGTTCTCCCAGCTGTCGACCGTCAACATCGCCGCGCTCGACGAGCTGCTCGGCGGCGGCGAGGACCGTCAGGCGGGCGTGTGCCTCGTCGACACCCTCGGTGACGAGCGCACGCAGGACCCGGCCGGCTCGCTCGACGCGGCCGAGACCAAGTACCTGCTGGCGCGGGCGATCGAGCAGCTCGGCGACCGCGAGCGCATGGTCGTCGTCCTCTACTACTACGAGGGCATGACGCTGGCCGAGATCGGCCGGGTGCTCGGCGTCACCGAGTCCCGCATCTCGCAGATGCACACCGCGGCGATGCTGCGCCTGCGCACGCGCCTCGTGGAGGCCGAGCAGGGCTGACGCCCCGTCTCGTACGACCCCGGACGGGTCGGCCCGCCGTTCCTCGGCGCGCCGGCCCGTCCGTCCGTGCGTCCTGCCGTCGCCCCGGCCCGTCCGTGCGTCCGGCCGTCGCCCCGGCACGCGCGGCGCTCACCCGCACCCGCGCGGACCGCCCTGCGGGACGCCTCGACGGGTAGGGGCGCCCGCTACCCCGGTGGGAGGAGCACGATCGGTCCGCCGCCGACGAGCGCCATCGGGTCGAGGTACTCCTCGCCCCGCCGCACGCCCCAGTGGACGCACGCCGCGGGCGCGCAGTGCGAGCCGCCGGCGGCCACGGTGCCGATGGCCTGGCCCGCCGCGACACGCGCCCCGACCGCGGCTGCCGCGTCGACGGGCTCGAACGAGGACCGCAGCCCGTCGTCGTGCGCGACGGTGACGACGCCGCGCCCCGCCACGACGCCCGCGAACGCCACCGTGCCCGCGGCCGGCGCCACGACCGTGGACCCGTCGGGTGCCCGCAGGTCGACACCCCGGTGCCCGGCGGCCCACGGCTCGGGCGGGCGCTCGAAGGCACGCAGGACCGCTGGGTCCCCGTCCACCGGCAGCTGGTAGGGGCCGTGCGTGCGGCCCGACGCCGACGTGGGCACCGGTGCGGGCGGGTCGGCCGCGGCTGCGGCCGCGAACGGTGGAGCGGCGAGCGCCGCGAGGAGGGTGACCGCCGCGACGAGGGGCCAGGGGTGGGGGTGGGGCACGCCTCACCGTGGCGCCCGGCGGCTCCGGGCGTCGCGGCGGGCGGGTCGTGCGGTGGACGACGCG
This genomic interval carries:
- a CDS encoding YraN family protein, which translates into the protein MRAKDAVGRYGEDVAARHVVARGWQVLARNWRCSDGELDLVALDGRELVVVEVKTRRSTTYGSPAEAVTARKLARVRRLAARWLAEHDVRPASVRVDVVCVSVPRSGAALVEHLVGVV
- a CDS encoding YifB family Mg chelatase-like AAA ATPase, which translates into the protein MTLGRSWAVALVGLAAHVVEVEAHLAPSLPAFTLVGLPDAALAEARDRVRAAVTSSGLPWPNRRITVNLSPAALPKSGSGFDLAIAVATLAAAGLPDAERAGAVVHLGELGLDGRLRPVRGVLPAVAAAVAAGHPRVVVPAANLAEARLVPGALVVGAASLAEVAALYGAPVAVPDLPAVGAEAPPGPAQEDCGDLADVLGQDDARHCLEVAAAGGHHLLMVGAPGTGKTMLAARLPGLLPDLDEAAAVEVTSVHSVAGTFDPGAGLVRRPPFEDPHHTATPASVVGGGSGLPRPGAASRAHRGVLFLDEAPEFTSAVLQTLRQPLEHGEVVLHRAAGAARYPARFQLVLAANPCPCGRAVGRGLDCTCRSEQRRRYFARLSGPLLDRVDVQVELEPARAAGRAGDGSAVVARRVAAARAAQEQRLRTTPWRTNSEVPGRWLRDRLGPDRAAVADLDRALERGTLSLRGVDRVLRVAWTLADLDGRAAPTRSDIGRALLLRTRGHGA
- a CDS encoding DNA-processing protein DprA; translated protein: MSSAPEPHDERTARAAWSELVEPGDPVAGALVAAWGAREAWEWVRRAAVDGVRDDVPSASRSRVARAVDRWAPRLPAVDGAGRLRALEDLGGTLLVPGDGRWPRGLRDLGPAAPLALWVRGRSDLDAVTDRSVAVVGARAATTYGERLAHDVAGALVDADVAVVSGGAFGIDAAAHRGALARGGPTVVVLAGGVDRAYPVGNARMIAAVMDDGGTVVSEVPVGALPTRSRFLQRNRVIAATARASVVVEAAWRSGAISTAHHAAGLLRPVGAFPGPVTSVASAGCHRLLRDGVAVCVTDPSEVLELAGLGGARGTGEPGTRDTGAGPADGLPEHAARVLDALSRRRARDAATTAADAGVSLAEARAALGLLELAGLAERVVDGWRLGPATRATPTAPASSPGGVPGRGRPVG
- the whiG gene encoding RNA polymerase sigma factor WhiG — its product is MTSALDTGLVLRTRHAGSAPLGVIPQQRGTAPTDAPQVDVPEVSAVDAAWADFKSTGSRAAREHLILHYAPLVAAVAGRVGMRLPSTVEQADLVSYGMFGLIDAIEKYETDRAVKFESYASSRIRGAIIDELRAMDWVPRSVRTKARSVDRAYAELEATLHRAPTEAEVARHLEISVGELRATFSQLSTVNIAALDELLGGGEDRQAGVCLVDTLGDERTQDPAGSLDAAETKYLLARAIEQLGDRERMVVVLYYYEGMTLAEIGRVLGVTESRISQMHTAAMLRLRTRLVEAEQG
- a CDS encoding M23 family metallopeptidase — protein: MPHPHPWPLVAAVTLLAALAAPPFAAAAAADPPAPVPTSASGRTHGPYQLPVDGDPAVLRAFERPPEPWAAGHRGVDLRAPDGSTVVAPAAGTVAFAGVVAGRGVVTVAHDDGLRSSFEPVDAAAAVGARVAAGQAIGTVAAGGSHCAPAACVHWGVRRGEEYLDPMALVGGGPIVLLPPG